In Drosophila busckii strain San Diego stock center, stock number 13000-0081.31 chromosome 4, ASM1175060v1, whole genome shotgun sequence, the following proteins share a genomic window:
- the LOC108607384 gene encoding zinc finger protein 2 isoform X2 — protein sequence MNHLIELKPHNANDGSPMSNSDVETFNGKIVYSIDGSALIIDAGDTNIKLSSSGDTSAAPSTYIPPSVAALKATLRSTGSEKAKSNKYLESQKLSTAEEEAETSDSLSLSSVLSISRTGDRKLTPKIHSFRVVSAEDAAAGTHCQDSVNAFHTQNHKPILMCFICKLSFGNANSFSLHANTEHRLNLQELEQQLLSREYSSAIIQRNMDEKPQISFLQPLDAGGTAIESGESLHLTELSAVGSNEMDGSNPTHTSVKPCSGNGTNKQSESKHFDNVAFIAGSEGVLPSPSDSSCTTAISPLEVAVKSTVKSGSLNSVTAKTNIPQFEPSILKNSTTATEHSHLPPALSTDVCKVNTAIREVCLPPDGLEANSTDNISSNKSSATRNTASPICLSATQETIPTIPVSRFGEVSGSPPPESPQPSVDLDPAPSASELLQQHLLSLQQQVATSTGVVFPPMQSQAQTQISSFHASLTALANEQNARGVKLLTEFLQQQLQQQQQQILFSNSCAEHQEGKGVDCKACEVIDIQDQIKSPTLQQQSQPYSQSQSQAQTQLQTQAQILLHSQPRSPNNTNGSSGGVSTSISMPISPSTSSVASVGNPPASSFTIGACSEHINGRPQGVDCTRCEMLLNSARLNSGVQMSTRNSCKTLKCPQCNWHYKYQETLEIHMREKHPDGESACGYCLAGQQHPRLARGESYSCGYKPYRCEICNYSTTTKGNLSIHMQSDKHLNNMQELNSSQNMVAAAKLLLPSPSSQGACIPTSSGSGSSSQPTVLGSPSVSTSISSNTNYASSTATSTVIVPTAIPGTGKSKPSFRCDICSYETSVARNLRIHMTSEKHTHNMAVLQNNIKHIQALNFLQQQQQGVGGNVNSFLAAPEAALADLAYNQALMIQLLQQNTTATQPGSIQQQPNTKLSSTASSPVSPTEQLQLHASFPFSPVLKSQTQGISHNLKVPHGLAMNLAWSETGETQDSHFQPTSLADAWPTALYSCQICDCFSTNNMDELNQHLQIDRTRQSSSASSTSSSDIMIIHNNNYICRLCNYKTNLKANFQLHSKTDKHLQKLNFINHIREGGTRNEYKLQFQSQLAAAGAVQLKCNCCDFHTNSIQKLSLHTQQMRHDTMRTIFQHLLYIVQQSSLRLVSNPSEPGQCQSEEESSLEKDQNQQQKTQSPSKSLCCHLCNFVAKSLLEMVQHVKGFRHMQVEQFVCLQRRSENLEMPGLNEVFKVTERLPASDEDEMIDTGLNLTECTTSASEPGFGPSRTTPADINTFSPASISSHSTSYGKMQARSSSPSLNPDDLSLGASIKLFKCNICEYFVQTKKDIEAHMEAIHPTSESDDYISIPTNEVAFQAFQTAVAAAALAAAQRCNVDRSPTLTPMTTPSHATESDAVDDCPIEIKRERLEGIDETIDDNVDSGDILKVNTQSHTVNSLRPHISDSVAKLCLACPLCLESGFSSKHFLETHLVSVHSVTRDGLARLLHLVDPKPMRSSISRVTSSLEIAKEQDGICVRPTADDTISTAPVLSVSCSPNNNINTNTGIQGLSCQQCESTFKHEEQLLQHAQQTQHFPIQNGEYQCLALTHISRPCPMTFSTLSTMVNHFKDSHMCLVISERHVYKYRCKQCSLAFKTQEKLTTHMLYHTMRDATKCSLCQRNFRSTQALQKHMEQTHATEFAAPTTTASGNAHADIVPEDSPRELSPSLSSNEMDKSKNETNLFDFVTHASEYAEKNNEMGAQSPRKSQTPVPISSQPKESNQNSIFLSPNALNAPLTEAQQQQQHLAALTAALLKYQQDNMGSNSPGDSRLSISPNDVHKMHNPFASLNPQSFQGLQNLHQIQQQITTAAVSSGIPMNPVDMINLMQFHHLMSLNFMNLAPPLIFGGNTTNTNSSSPIGGVQNNGVSAVSPSQARSQPHSSMAINTASLSDLQQQPSMTSDCSITNPQNVVSSGVQQQLISNQKRARTRITDDQLKILRAHFDINNSPSEESIMDMSQKANLPMKVVKHWFRNTLFKERQRNKDSPYNFNNPPSTTLNLEEYERTGHAKVTPLSDSSASSAISAPPSTIVATDATTASSASPSQTTKSSSVTVHTFGTARRTSSRASSANSTGNILEYSTRNIMMADSKTDQEKLAGLPLSSLDMQIKTEPQDEHPLVNELQIKRQYQFQQDSNFCKQQQISEVVESQQSHQVQSDPQADYLQDQPLPTPVSMQSLQSNQVTCFETKSESGSSDVLSRPATPNSLAGCSLYSNMNDILNQQLENMGSNMGPPKKQTAVSKSIEKGTGTGGIVAVPGIPAAACAQFENTSSNSSNSSSSTSGGKRANRTRFTDYQIKVLQEFFENNSYPKDSDLEYLSKLLLLSPRVIVVWFQNARQKQRKIYENQPNNSLYENEEAKKQNINYACKKCSLVFQRYYELIRHQKNHCFKEENNKKSAKAQIAAAQIAQNLSSEDSNSSMDIHHHHPSGVTGSGLNVAAAVAAAAAAAAQSGVGTQQQFNASLSPQHLFSKSSSLTDFSPSTTPTPPQRERSNSLDQQRMSKFDCDKCELQFNHLEHLRDHQLMHLMNPTLYGGCSTNQSNNQSEAAAYGPFGSILQSLQQAAQQQQQQQQQKSLPSASKKRKLSGCSSNAEETISSKDIDANQKYDFLYHYYMQHETSAELRQQFQIHHQQRLQGNDTDFDIDFLSNFYQQSEMKKVSSYDFLIQYYRKNNKQHLHQLEDNRQHSFNSSTQPSIDFLLQFYQLNESKKFFQLVASPQTVPDGSGSQPSSQRPSATTDENYSVIGEQMHPHNNLNNIFDCNGQVSKNDVNVSTNAKTGQVIDVKKGSSVDKTLKNGASGRSDLPESDNLVKLNNNSINITDTLSEEQNFELINVSQHENVNEDLNETQNHIQVDNVIYEEESDDLKEIIHGRSRERERKTSSSDADKTQYFQNLEDFLDATMIENNSQMLTFNDDDIHTSARVDNVDAATATSKDFIGDKSDTASAQLSAPSKQNKRLRTTILPEQLNFLYECYQTESNPSRKMLEEISKKVNLKKRVVQVWFQNSRAKDKKSRNQRQYAHISDDNNSYDGSCGKEANNTTSVNGLKGKHILSSTELKKSTPASIPSITPTPSVIKAELDVCLQDCQLCQVPQVNMQKHAFSVEHICKMRELLEQTSELYANASGSDENDSDKEKRNYSLSRTFLMQNVATGIAPTSFASENDRVAVETCLNLNIDAADSSTNDADIEPDRQSDASIPFSSTSRQSRAPESRCPMAGDMTLSSVNGTDLSSNGDGGPERNKNISNSISSRDRDIMKQLFSRSHITVIGGN from the exons ATGAATCACCTAATTGAACTG AAACCCCACAATGCTAATGACGGCTCTCCAATGTCCAATTCCGATGTGGAAACTTTTAATGGAAAAATAGTTTACAGTATTGACGGAAGTGCACTTATTATCGATGCAGGCGATACTAACATAAAATTAAGTTCAAGTGGTGATACATCAGCGGCACCATCTACATACATACCTCCTTCAGTGGCTGCTCTTAAAGCGACTCTTAGGTCAACAGGCAGTGAaaaagcaaagtcaaataaatacCTGGAGTCGCAAAAGCTGAGCACTGCAGAGGAGGAAGCGGAAACATCGGACTCCTTATCGTTATCAAGTGTGCTATCGATTTCAAGGACAGGAGATCGGAAGCTAACTCCAAAGATCCATTCCTTTCGTGTGGTATCTGCCGAAGATGCGGCTGCAGGTACGCATTGCCAGGACTCAGTCAATGCCTTTCACACGCAGAATCACAAGCCGATTTTGATGTGCTTTATATGTAAACTATCCTTTGGGAACGCGAACTCATTCAGTTTACATGCGAACACAGAGCACAGGTTAAATCTacaggagctggagcagcagctgctgagccGCGAGTACTCCAGTGCCATCATTCAGCGCAACATGGATGAAAAGCCTCAAATATCGTTCCTTCAACCATTGGATGCTGGTGGCACTGCCATTGAGTCCGGTGAGTCACTGCATCTAACGGAGCTATCAGCAGTGGGCAGCAATGAGATGGATGGCTCAAACCCGACGCACACATCCGTTAAACCATGTTCCGGTAACGGTACTAACAAGCAAAGTGAAAGTAAACATTTTGACAATGTCGCTTTTATTGCTGGTAGCGAGGGGGTGTTGCCGTCGCCTAGTGACAGCAGTTGCACCACAGCAATATCACCACTTGAAGTAGCAGTTAAGTCGACTGTGAAATCTGGTTCCTTAAATTCAGTAACAGCTAAGACTAATATCCCACAGTTCGAGCcgtcaatattaaaaaattcaactaCCGCAACGGAACATTCACATTTACCACCCGCCCTATCTACGGATGTCTGTAAAGTGAACACCGCAATCCGGGAGGTATGCCTTCCTCCCGACGGCCTGGAGGCCAATAGTACTGATAATATAAGTAGTAATAAGTCGTCAGCAACGCGCAACACCGCTTCGCCCATATGCCTAAGTGCTACTCAGGAGACTATCCCAACAATACCAGTATCTCGCTTTGGTGAAGTTTCTGGCTCCCCACCACCAGAATCACCCCAGCCTTCCGTCGATTTGGATCCTGCTCCATCAGCATCTGAACTTCTGCAGCAACACCTCTTGTCACTCCAGCAGCAGGTTGCAACTAGCACTGGCGTAGTCTTCCCTCCGATGCAGTCCCAGGCTCAAACACAAATTAGTTCCTTTCACGCGTCTCTCACCGCACTGGCTAATGAGCAAAATGCGAGAGGTGTTAAATTGCTAACAGAAttcttgcaacaacaactacagcaacagcagcaacaaattctgTTTTCCAACAGCTGTGCAGAGCACCAGGAAGGGAAGGGAGTGGACTGCAAGGCGTGTGAGGTGATTGATATTCAAGACCAAATAAAGTCGCCAACTCTGCAACAGCAGTCTCAACCATATTCCCAGTCCCAGTCTCAAGCGCAGACTCAGCTCCAGACTCAAGCCCAAATCCTTCTACATTCTCAGCCACGCTCTCCGAATAACACAAATGGAAGCAGCGGAGGAGTTTCGACATCAATTTCAATGCCTATCTCTCCCAGTACCTCCTCTGTGGCCAGTGTAGGCAATCCGCCTGCCTCTAGCTTTACGATTGGAGCCTGTTCTGAGCACATTAACGGTCGTCCCCAAGGAGTAGATTGCACGCG CTGTGAAATGTTGTTAAACTCGGCGCGACTGAATAGCGGAGTGCAGATGTCCACACGAAATTCGTGTAAGACCCTCAAATGTCCTCAATGTAATTGGCATTATAAGTATCAAGAGACTTTGGAAATCCATATGCGAGAGAAACACCCAGACGGTGAGAGTGCTTGTGGATATTGCTTGGCAG GCCAACAACATCCACGACTGGCACGGGGTGAATCATACTCTTGCGGTTATAAGCCGTACCGATGTGAGATATGTAATTACTCCACGACTACTAAGGGTAATCTTTCGATACACATGCAATCGGATAAACATTTGAACAATATGCAGGAGCTGAATAGCTCACAAAATATGGTTGCAGCTGCCAAGTTGCTTTTACCTAGCCCGTCGTCTCAAGGTGCTTGCATTCCGACATCGTCCGGTAGTGGCTCGTCCAGCCAGCCAACAGTGCTGGGATCGCCCAGCGTTAGTACTAGCATTAGTAGCAATACCAACTACGCTAGCAGCACTGCAACTTCCACTGTAATAGTACCGACTGCAATACCGGGCACCGGTAAGTCGAAACCGTCTTTTCGCTGCGACATCTGCAGCTATGAGACGTCCGTAGCTCGAAATCTTCGTATCCATATGACAAGCGAAAAGCACACGCACAACATGGCAGTTCTTCAAAATAATATCAAGCACATCCaggctttaaattttttgcaacagcagcagcagggtgTTGGGGGAAACGTCAACTCGTTTTTAGCAGCGCCCGAGGCAGCTTTGGCCGACTTAGCGTACAACCAAGCGCTAATGATTCAGTTGTTGCAACAGAACACAACCGCCACCCAACCTGGTAGTatccagcagcagcccaaCACTAAATTGTCATCCACTGCGTCTTCACCAGTAAGTCCCACGGAGCAGTTACAATTACATGCGTCGTTCCCATTCTCACCCGTTCTAAAGTCACAAACGCAGGGAATATCGCACAATTTGAAGGTACCACATGGATTGGCCATGAACTTAGCTTGGAGCGAGACTGGCGAGACACAGGATTCCCATTTTCAGCCAACTTCCTTGGCAGACGCCTGGCCAACAGCACTTTATAGCTGCCAAATCTGTGACTGTTTCAGCACAAATAATATGGATGAGCTAAACCAGCACTTGCAAATCGACCGCACACGCCAAAGCTCAAGTGCAAGTTCCACATCCTCTTCAGATATCATGATAATACACAACAATAACTATATTTGTCGACTATGTAACTACAAGACGAACCTTAAAGCCAACTTTCAGCTTCATAGTAAGACTGATAAGcacttgcaaaaattaaactttatcaATCATATTCGTGAGGGCGGAACGCGAAACGAGTATAAACTTCAGTTTCAGTCACAGCTGGCGGCAGCTGGTGCGGTGCAGTTGAAATGCAACTGTTGTGACTTTCATACCAATTCCATACAAAAGCTCTCACTGCATACGCAGCAGATGAGGCATGACACAATGCGTACCATTTTTCAGCACTTGTTGTACATTGTGCAGCAGAGCAGCTTACGGCTGGTCTCAAACCCTTCTGAACCTGGGCAGTGTCAATCAGAAGAGGAGTCATCTCTCGAAAAGGACCAAAACCAGCAGCAGAAAACACAATCTCCGTCAAAATCGCTTTGCTGTCACCTATGTAACTTTGTGGCAAAGAGTCTATTAGAAATGGTACAACATGTGAAAGGATTTAGACACATGCAAGTAGAacagtttgtttgtctgcaaCGACGTAGCGAGAACCTTGAGATGCCGGGACTAAACGAAGTATTTAAGGTCACTGAACGCCTTCCTGCTAGCGATGAAG ATGAAATGATAGATACCGGTTTAAATTTGACTGAATGCACAACTTCAGCCTCTGAACCTGGGTTTGGACCAAGTAGAACGACACCAGCTGATATCAATACATTTTCGCCTGCGTCCATTTCTAGTCATTCGACATCATATGGGAAAATGCAGGCTCGCAGCTCGTCACCTTCATTAAATCCAGACGATTTGAGCTTAGGCGCTTCTATAAAGCTGTTTAAGTGTAATATTTGTGAGTAttttgtgcaaacaaaaaaggaCATAGAAGCCCACATGGAGGCCATACACCCAACGTCGGAGAGTGATGACTACATTAGTATTCCGACCAACGAAGTGGCATTTCAAGCTTTTCAAACCGCAGTTGCAGCCGCTGCTCTCGCGGCTGCTCAGCGTTGCAATGTCGACAGGTCTCCAACTCTCACACCAATGACAACACCAAGCCATGCAACAGAGTCCGATGCGGTAGACGACTGCCCAATTGAAATAAAGCGAGAGCGCCTTGAAGGAATTGATGAAACCATAGATGATAATGTTGACTCAGGAGATATTCTCAAGGTAAACACGCAGTCACATACGGTAAATTCATTGCGTCCGCATATCTCCGATTCGGTCGCAAAACTTTGTTTAGCATGCCCACTGTGCTTAGAAAGTGGCTTCAGCTCAAAACATTTCCTGGAAACACACCTCGTGAGCGTACATAGTGTTACTCGTGATGGACTTGCTAGGCTGCTACACCTAGTAGACCCTAAGCCAATGAGGTCTTCTATCTCAAGAGTAACAAGCTCATTGGAAATCGCGAAGGAACAGGACGGCATTTGTGTTAGACCAACGGCCGATGATACGATATCCACTGCACCTGTTTTATCAGTAAGCTGTTCACCTAACAATAATATCAATACAAACACGGGTATTCAGGGACTCTCGTGCCAACAGTGCGAATCTACATTCAAGCACGAAGAACAGTTGTTGCAGCACGCACAGCAAACTCAACACTTTCCAATTCAAAACGGTGAATATCAATGCCTGGCTCTAACCCACATAAGTAGGCCCTGTCCTATGACTTTTAGCACCTTATCGACCATGGTAAACCACTTTAAGGACTCACACATGTGTCTGGTGATTTCTGAGCGGCACGTTTATAAGTATCGGTGCAAGCAATGCTCGCTTGCGTTCAAGACACAAGAAAAGCTAACCACACATATGTTATACCATACAATGCGAGACGCAACTAAGTGCTCACTGTGCCAGCGTAATTTTCGCAGCACCCAAGCGCTGCAGAAGCACATGGAGCAGACTCATGCTACTGAATTTGCTGCacctacaacaacagcttCTGGTAATGCGCATGCTGATATTGTTCCTGAAGACAGCCCCCGCGAGCTTTCGCCTTCACTTAGCAGTAATGAAAtggacaaaagcaaaaatgagACAAATCTCTTTGATTTCGTTACCCACGCAAGTGAATACG CTGAAAAGAACAATGAGATGGGCGCTCAAAGTCCCCGAAAAAGCCAAACGCCGGTCCCGATAAGTTCGCAGCCTAAGGAATCTAATCAAAACTCTATTTTTCTATCGCCAAACGCATTGAACGCACCATTAACAGaagcgcaacaacagcaacagcacttGGCTGCTTTGACTGCTGCATTGCTAAAGTACCAGCAAGATAATATGGGGTCAAATTCCCCGGGAGATAGCAGACTATCAATATCACCCAACGACGTGCATAAGATGCACAATCCATTTGCAAGTTTGAATCCACAATCGTTCCAGGGCCTGCAAAATTTGCATCAAATACAGCAACAGATAACTACTGCCGCTGTTTCTTCAGGGATACCCATGAATCCTGTAGAtatgattaatttaatgcagttCCACCACCTGATGTCTCTTAACTTTATGAATTTGGCGCCCCCACTAATCTTTGGCGGCAATACTACAAACACCAACTCTTCATCCCCCATCGGAGGTGTTCAAAATAATGGTGTTAGTGCCGTATCTCCCTCTCAAGCTCGCTCCCAACCACACTCATCTATGGCTATTAATACAGCCAGTCTTTCCGATCTTCAGCAACAGCCTAGTATGACGAGCGACTGTAGCATTACAAACCCACAAAATGTCGTCTCTAGTGGTGTTCAA caacagttgaTAAGCAATCAGAAGCGTGCACGAACCCGTATAACTGACGATCAGTTAAAAATCCTTCGCGCTCACTTTGACATTAATAACTCTCCCAGTGAAGAGAGTATAATGGATATGTCGCAAAAAGCGAATCTTCCAATGAAG gTGGTTAAGCACTGGTTTCGCAACACGTTGTTTAAAGAGAGGCAGCGCAACAAGGATTCACCTTACAATTTCAACAACCCACCTTCGACAACGTTAAACCTTGAAGAGTATGAGCGTACGGGCCACGCTAAGGTGACACCCCTAAGTGATTCTAGTGCCTCCTCTGCAATAAGCGCACCACCATCAACTATTGTTGCAACCGATGCTACGACGGCATCATCTGCAAGCCCATCGCAAACTACGAAATCTAGTAGCGTTACAGTCCATACATTTGGAACAGCACGTAGAACAAGCTCACGTGCATCATCAGCGAATTCGACAGGTAACATTTTGGAATATTCGACAAGAAATATTATGATGGCAGACTCCAAAACAGACCAAGAAAAATTGGCTGGCCTGCCTTTGTCTTCACTGGATATGCAAATAAAGACTGAGCCGCAGGACGAGCACCCACTGGTCAATGAGCTACAAATAAAGCGCCAGTATCAATTTCAGCAAGACTCAAATTtttgcaagcaacagcagatATCAGAAGTTGTGGAATCTCAGCAATCACACCAGGTACAGTCAGATCCCCAAGCCGACTACTTACAAGATCAGCCTTTACCAACACCTGTGTCCATGCAGTCACTGCAGTCAAATCAAGTCACTTGCTTTGAAACTAAGTCGGAAAGTGGCAGCTCGGATGTATTGTCGCGTCCGGCCACTCCAAACAGTCTGGCAGGGTGTAGTTTGTACAGCAACATGAACGATATATTAAACCAACAATTAGAAAACATGGGCAGTAACATGGGCCcacccaaaaagcaaacagctgtaAGTAAGTCCATTGAAAAAGGTACGGGGACTGGAGGTATTGTTGCTGTACCCGGCATACCGGCGGCAGCCTGTGCACAGTTTGAGAACACATCTTCTAATTCATCTAATTCGTCGTCTTCAACATCAGGTGGTAAGCGTGCCAATCGCACTCGTTTTACAGACTACCAAATCAAAGTTTTGCAAGAGTtctttgaaaataattcatatCCCAAGGACAGCGACCTTGAGTACTTGAGCAAGCTGCTTCTTCTGTCGCCCCGGGTGATTGTGGTCTGGTTTCAAAATGCACgccaaaagcagcgcaagatATACGAAAACCAGCCAAATAATTCGCTCTACGAGAATGAAGAGGCAAAGAAACAGAACATAAATTATGCGTGTAAGAAATGCAGCTTGGTCTTTCAGCGATACTACGAGCTCATACGCCACCAGAAGAATCATTGCTTCAAGgaagaaaacaataaaaagtcgGCAAAAgctcaaattgctgctgcgcaaATAGCTCAAAACTTGAGCTCAGAAGACTCAAATTCATCAATGGATATACATCACCATCACCCGTCTGGGGTTACGGGTTCAGGATTAAATGTCGCCGCTGCTgtagccgctgctgccgcagctgccgcTCAATCGGGAGTCGGCACCCAACAGCAGTTTAACGCTTCGCTATCCCCACAGCACTTGTTTAGCAAGTCCTCTTCGCTCACTGACTTTAGCCCATCGACTACGCCAACGCCACCGCAGCGAGAGCGAAGCAACAGCTTAGACCAACAACGTATGTCTAAGTTCGACTGTGATAAGTGTGAGCTACAGTTCAATCATCTGGAGCACTTACGCGACCACCAACTAATGCACCTAATGAACCCGACCCTGTACGGTGGGTGCTCTACCAATCAGTCAAATAATCAATCAGAAGCTGCAGCATATGGACCATTTGGCAGCATTTTGCAAAGCTTGCAAcaagcagctcagcagcaacagcaacaacaacagcaaaaatcgCTTCCTTCCGCTTCAAAAAAACGAAAGTTGTCGGGATGCTCCTCGAATGCCGAAGAGACCATATCCTCGAAAGATATTGATGCTAATCAGAAATATGATTTTTTATACCATTACTATATGCAGCATGAAACGAGTGCTGAGCTAAGGCAGCAATTCCAAATACATCATCAGCAAAGGCTGCAAGGAAATGATACTGATTTTGATATCGATTTTCTAAGTAATTTTTACCAACAGAGTGAGATGAAAAAGGTCAGCAGCTATGATTTTTTAATACAGTATTATcgaaaaaacaataagcagcatCTTCATCAGCTTGAGGACAATCGTCAGCATTCCTTTAATTCAAGCACTCAGCCATCGATTGATTTTCTACTTCAATTCTATCAACTTAATGaatcaaaaaagttttttcagTTAGTTGCCTCGCCCCAAACAGTACCTGATGGCTCAGGGTCGCAGCCGTCGTCGCAGCGGCCGAGCGCGACGACGGATGAAAATTATAGTGTGATCGGCGAGCAGATGCATCcgcacaacaatttaaataatatattcgATTGTAATGGTCAAGTGTCTAAAAATGATGTAAATGTATCCACGAACGCAAAAACTGGACAGGTTATTGACGTAAAAAAGGGATCAAGTGTAGACAAAACTCTTAAGAATGGAGCTAGTGGGAGAAGCGACCTCCCTGAAAGCGATAACCTTgtaaaactaaacaataacAGCATCAATATAACTGACACTTTATCGGAAGAACAAAactttgaattaataaatgtttcgCAACATGAAAACGTAAATGAAGATCTGAATGAAACTCAAAACCACATTCAGGTTGATAACGTGATATATGAAGAAGAATCTGATGACCTAAAAGAGATTATACATGGGCGAagtagagaaagagagaggaaAACTAGTTCTAGCGATGCTGATAAAACGCAATACTTTCAAAATCTTGAAGACTTTCTCGATGCCACCATGATTGAAAACAACTCACAAATGTTGACCTTTAATGATGATGACATCCACACTAGTGCAAGAGTTGACAATGTGgatgcagctacagctacatcCAAAGATTTTATAGGTGATAAATCAGATACCGCATCAGCCCAGCTAAGTGCGccatcaaaacaaaacaagcgctTGCGTACTACTATACTTCCAGAACAACTTAACTTCCTTTATGAATGTTATCAAACTGAATCGAACCCTAGTCGAAAAATGCTCGAGGAGATTTCTAAAAAAGTAAATCTCAAAAAACGTGTCGTTCAA gTTTGGTTTCAGAACTCTCGGGCGAAGGATAAAAAGTCCCGAAATCAGCGCCAGTATGCTCACATCTCTGATGACAATAACAGTTATGATGGATCATGTGGCAAAGAAGCTAACAATACCACTAGTGTCAATGGCTTAAAgggcaaacatattttatcATCCACAGAGTTGAAAAAGAGCACACCTGCAAGTATTCCTTCAATCACTCCCACTCCTTCGGTCATTAAAGCCGAGCTAGACGTTTGCCTGCAGGACTGTCAATTATGCCAGGTTCCACAAGTAAATATGCAGAAGCATGCCTTTAGTGTGGAGCATATATGTAAGATGAGGGAGTTACTGGAGCAAACATCTGAGCTATACGCCAATGCAAGCGGCAGTGACGAAAACGATTCTGATAAGGAAAAGCGCAATTACAGCCTATCAAGAACTTTTCTTATGCAAAACGTTGCCACGGGAATAGCGCCTACTTCCTTTGCCTCCGAAAACGATCGGGTTGCAGTAGAAacatgcttaaatttaaacattgaTGCAGCAGATTCGTCAACTAATGATGCCGACATTGAACCTGATCGCCAATCTGATGCTAGTATACCCTTTAGCTCAACGTCAAGGCAAAGCCGGGCACCAGAATCGCGATGTCCCATGGCTGGAGATATGACATTGTCTTCTGTTAACGGCACTGATTTAAGTAGTAATGGGGATGGTGGGCCAGAAAGAAATAAGAATATCTCTAACTCAATTAGCAGTCGGGACCGAGACATAATGAAACAATTGTTCAGCCGTAGTCACATCACCG TTATAGGTGGCAATTAA